TTACTGCGGTTGAGAATCTCTGATTCTGAGCTTGATATTCTTTTtagaatgagaatgagaggTAGGGGTATTCTTCCTTTCTAGGCCTCGCCACATAGCGGGTCATGCTCTTTTTTTGTATTGACTTGGCTGGTTGTTCTTATGGTTCTAATTTTGGTATATGTTCACTTCTATCTCAGAATACTTGATGATCTGCCTATTAGGTGAAAAGTTTACAATATGAGTGCTCTACGGTAGCGAGGTTCAGGAGGAAAATGTAAAAGTAGAAGAAAATAACTGCATTCTGTCAACGCGCTGCAAACTACAAATCAATAGCCTCAGTGCAAATTAACAACTCCCGGACCCTGTTTCGCCAAACCCATCCTTGAATAACGTACAGAAAGAAGCGGAGCGAGGGAAATAatagcaaaacaaaacaagccGAACCATGGTATAGGTAAGGATTAAAGAGGGACGCGATCGTCCACACTGTCACCACTGTATAACGAAACCCAGACCGCGATGACCTAATTGGAGTGGAATCATGGGAAATCGAAATAAAACACGCGTATTCCTTAAAACAAACGAGAGGGGGAAAGCACGCGAAAAAGCTCTGATCTTTCGAAACATATCATGGCACGATATGTATGGCCTTGGAGCGAAGAACCGCAAATGTGTAAGATGAAAAGGACATCTAACGAAAAAGCTTAACCAGGTTTACACCTGGTTTTGGTCAATGTCGAGAGCTTCAAGCTCCTTGGACTCTTCATAATCGTCGAATTCGAGCCCTGCATCGCGACATCGTTGCAGCCACTTCTGTGCAATATCGCCGCGGCGGTTGACCTCTACCTTTAGCTTCGAGTTTTGGGAACTGATTTCGTTTATAGCGTGGCTCGTTGTCATATTGCTCTGCTCCCATCGTTCGCCCATTTGGCGCTTATCTTCATGTAATTGGTTGATGTATTCAATAGCGCGTTGTAGTATCGCGCCCTTGTTCTTGTCGCAGTTTGGTACCAGGCGAGCAATCTGGTTAATACCTTCGTTGATTGCTTCACGGCGCCGGCGTTCAACTGTAACCATGATTAGTGGGGGAACAAAATCAGTAAAAGACGGATGGGCGCGTACCTTCTTTGTGGTTATTCTTGCGGATTTGATGCCATTCAGGTGAGCCAACGGAGGGCTTTTGGCTCATGCTCTGTGCTTCACGGGCGGCATATACTGCAGCGGCAGTGGAGTTGTGGTTGTGAGTAGTCCCGATGCCCTGGCCGATATCGTCTCCAAATGTCAGGCCGTGCGCCAAGTTGTTGTCGAATGTGTTATCTGGAGGCGGGGGATATTTGTTCTGAGGGGTATGAGCAGCAAGCGCCGCTTTGGCAGTAGTAAGGGCATTCTCATCCGTAATCCCATTTTGGGTTCCGACATGCTGAAGGATTTGTTGATCAATA
This is a stretch of genomic DNA from Aspergillus puulaauensis MK2 DNA, chromosome 8, nearly complete sequence. It encodes these proteins:
- the CBF1 gene encoding putative HLH DNA binding protein (Penr2) (BUSCO:EOG09263P17;~COG:K;~EggNog:ENOG410PNSV;~InterPro:IPR011598,IPR036638;~PFAM:PF00010;~go_function: GO:0046983 - protein dimerization activity [Evidence IEA]), whose protein sequence is MADTQQLGASEGNMVKRKRESTDSGGPDSQRLNRSSHGSNGSIPGADTQNFTHSALGSYDHGLPNAASELNIDQQILQHVGTQNGITDENALTTAKAALAAHTPQNKYPPPPDNTFDNNLAHGLTFGDDIGQGIGTTHNHNSTAAAVYAAREAQSMSQKPSVGSPEWHQIRKNNHKEVERRRREAINEGINQIARLVPNCDKNKGAILQRAIEYINQLHEDKRQMGERWEQSNMTTSHAINEISSQNSKLKVEVNRRGDIAQKWLQRCRDAGLEFDDYEESKELEALDIDQNQV